The following coding sequences are from one Haploplasma axanthum window:
- a CDS encoding Ig-like domain-containing protein produces the protein MKKVLSIFVLMIISITLLACNKKIIKAEYITITNENIYLNVDSEVTLEYKIIPADTTNKDVSIVSNNDEIATVTNGVLKGLKIGNTIVTISLKEQPEIKKEIIVNVVDKLWPSVSIKSFAGFDLPAFPNFTSVNEVKTDESLKLEISGVTNDSGAMYQYKDLLISLGWILDGGFDEHAGKFKHNDFEYTISLHNNMVHNGTTIDLLISKKDHDHNHEIHTWEELSEEVFIHFNVELPLFEGITEFNFISEEAEFKFNIKVDNRKEKITAYQNVLNTNGWVPEGTPTTHAGTYIKDNVEISYHESHDDEDTIDFTISKEHNHEHEKTWNDAQKAVSDKFKITINKLENVNEMTIIEKSNSIIVDVTIASELLESSLEDFLNTFNEEWIKNPNNDSHVGYLYKKPNLTLSYHNELPHGRNIITFTFSIIDDEPTGWPSDEISNDLGFSMPDFKTFNQAAYDSKEKILTINGVIDRVVKVNEYIEQLETLGWTIFKSNPVTIMMDHYLHNYRITIMMMPSSPEVVDIVFRELALTWDDITRFINNEYKIEIPNFENIKSIKITNIPNEFVFNAKVTNREASIIAYQELLTSNGWVPEGTPTTHAGTYIKDDVEISYHESHDDIETIDFTISKEHDHEHGFPNDEIFEHFGFKLPEFPGHVHFKVNHLSNGGLEIVISDIEDDKEALEKYDLLLINDSWIKSSTNSFHGGSYTKDGVNALITYHNSMDHGGKTIEYKITKLNDDTVNEWPNKELKENVGFELPEFPNSKSAFFDVKEEYSVIEILGVEDDRTEVFNYYELLEADGWVNSEIKNAHGARYFKDGLDYFIIVHNLKYHGGDVIEIQIHKIITEGFYEEWPVSEINELLPNNNLIAYSGFSSISLNDEDLSVGKLLILIYGATSSSIDSYINSLEGWVYSLKHDGYINNEKTFIMVIEDHLSTYRTIDITIQKISEYPSDEINAIIKDELPKYGELNSTHYVIKKYQDDEDFDFKIYDTSKEELESFINSLLDLGWFNNEYTGALYKEDNDYFIYYSNSSDFSIVSISITTDPSYGKEHQDLTKLFNEYGIPLFDQDSELENLVYSAKVHGYSKESIAIDVNGSDLSFVSTYEAILTNNGFVKTGTAFTKENTKIEVIFDDLFETAVIIIIL, from the coding sequence ATGAAAAAAGTATTAAGCATATTTGTTTTAATGATAATTTCAATTACATTATTAGCATGTAATAAGAAAATAATTAAAGCGGAATATATCACGATAACAAATGAAAATATTTATTTAAATGTTGATAGTGAAGTAACGCTTGAGTATAAAATTATCCCTGCTGATACAACAAACAAAGATGTTTCAATTGTATCAAATAATGATGAAATTGCTACAGTAACAAACGGAGTATTAAAAGGTTTAAAAATAGGGAACACAATAGTTACAATCTCACTTAAAGAACAACCAGAAATTAAAAAAGAAATAATAGTAAATGTTGTTGATAAGTTATGGCCAAGTGTTTCAATTAAATCTTTTGCAGGTTTTGACTTACCAGCATTTCCTAATTTCACAAGTGTTAATGAAGTTAAGACTGATGAGAGTTTAAAACTTGAAATAAGTGGTGTTACAAATGATAGTGGTGCTATGTATCAATATAAAGATTTGTTAATATCTTTAGGGTGGATACTAGATGGAGGCTTTGATGAACATGCAGGGAAATTCAAGCATAATGATTTTGAATATACAATAAGCCTTCATAATAATATGGTTCATAATGGAACAACAATTGATTTACTAATAAGTAAAAAAGATCACGATCATAATCATGAAATACATACATGGGAAGAATTAAGTGAAGAAGTTTTTATACATTTTAATGTTGAGTTACCTTTATTTGAAGGAATAACAGAGTTTAATTTTATAAGTGAAGAAGCAGAATTTAAATTTAATATTAAAGTGGATAATAGAAAAGAAAAAATAACTGCATATCAAAATGTTTTAAATACAAATGGATGGGTACCAGAAGGTACTCCAACAACACATGCAGGTACTTATATCAAAGATAATGTTGAGATTTCATATCATGAATCACATGATGATGAAGATACAATTGATTTTACAATCTCTAAAGAACATAATCATGAGCATGAAAAAACATGGAATGATGCACAAAAAGCTGTTAGTGATAAATTTAAGATTACAATTAATAAACTTGAAAATGTTAATGAGATGACTATAATTGAAAAAAGTAATTCAATAATTGTTGATGTTACAATTGCGAGTGAACTATTGGAATCAAGTTTAGAAGATTTCTTAAATACTTTTAATGAAGAATGGATTAAAAACCCTAATAATGATTCTCATGTGGGATATCTTTATAAAAAACCTAATCTCACATTAAGTTATCATAATGAATTGCCACATGGTAGAAATATAATTACATTTACGTTTAGTATTATAGATGATGAACCAACTGGATGGCCAAGTGATGAAATTAGTAATGATTTAGGTTTTTCAATGCCTGATTTTAAAACGTTTAATCAAGCAGCTTATGATTCTAAAGAAAAAATATTAACAATTAATGGTGTTATTGATCGTGTAGTTAAAGTTAATGAGTATATTGAACAATTAGAAACACTTGGATGGACTATTTTTAAATCAAACCCAGTAACAATAATGATGGATCATTACTTGCATAACTATAGAATTACAATAATGATGATGCCAAGTAGTCCAGAAGTCGTTGATATTGTTTTTAGAGAATTAGCATTAACATGGGATGATATTACTAGATTTATTAATAATGAATATAAAATTGAAATTCCTAATTTTGAAAACATAAAAAGTATCAAAATAACAAATATTCCAAATGAATTTGTATTTAATGCGAAAGTTACAAATAGAGAAGCAAGCATCATAGCTTATCAAGAACTATTAACTAGTAATGGATGGGTACCAGAAGGTACTCCGACAACACATGCAGGTACTTATATCAAAGATGATGTTGAGATTTCATATCATGAATCACATGATGATATTGAAACAATTGATTTTACAATTTCAAAAGAACATGATCATGAACATGGATTTCCTAATGATGAAATCTTTGAGCATTTTGGATTTAAACTTCCAGAGTTTCCAGGACATGTTCATTTTAAAGTGAACCATTTGTCAAATGGGGGTTTAGAGATTGTTATTAGTGATATTGAAGATGATAAAGAGGCACTAGAAAAGTATGATTTATTACTAATAAATGATAGTTGGATTAAATCATCAACTAATAGTTTTCATGGTGGTAGTTATACTAAAGATGGAGTAAATGCTTTAATAACATATCATAATAGTATGGACCATGGTGGAAAAACAATTGAATATAAGATAACTAAATTAAATGATGATACTGTAAATGAATGGCCAAATAAAGAGTTAAAAGAGAATGTAGGATTTGAACTTCCAGAATTTCCAAATAGTAAAAGTGCATTCTTTGATGTAAAGGAAGAATATAGTGTTATTGAAATACTTGGGGTTGAAGATGATAGAACAGAAGTATTTAACTATTATGAATTACTAGAGGCTGATGGATGGGTAAACTCTGAAATAAAAAATGCTCATGGAGCAAGATATTTTAAAGATGGATTAGATTATTTTATTATTGTTCATAATTTGAAATATCACGGTGGAGATGTAATTGAAATCCAAATTCATAAAATAATTACAGAGGGATTCTATGAAGAATGGCCTGTTAGTGAGATTAATGAATTATTACCTAATAATAATTTAATTGCTTATTCAGGTTTTTCATCAATTTCACTTAATGACGAAGATTTATCAGTTGGCAAATTATTAATCTTAATTTATGGAGCAACGTCTTCGTCAATTGATAGCTATATAAATAGTTTAGAAGGATGGGTTTATAGTTTGAAACATGATGGATATATAAACAATGAAAAAACATTTATTATGGTAATTGAAGATCATTTAAGTACATATCGTACAATAGATATTACAATTCAAAAAATAAGTGAATATCCAAGTGATGAAATAAATGCAATTATTAAAGATGAATTACCAAAATATGGAGAATTAAATTCTACTCATTATGTTATTAAAAAATATCAAGATGATGAAGATTTTGACTTCAAGATATATGATACGAGTAAAGAAGAATTAGAATCATTTATTAATAGTCTATTAGACTTAGGATGGTTTAATAATGAATACACAGGTGCATTATATAAAGAAGATAATGATTATTTTATATACTATTCAAACAGTAGTGATTTTAGTATTGTTTCAATAAGTATAACAACTGATCCGTCATATGGAAAAGAACATCAAGATTTAACAAAACTATTTAATGAATATGGAATACCCTTATTTGATCAAGATTCTGAATTAGAGAACTTAGTTTATAGTGCTAAAGTTCATGGTTATAGTAAAGAGTCGATTGCTATTGATGTGAATGGAAGTGATTTAAGTTTTGTTAGTACATATGAAGCAATTTTAACTAATAATGGATTTGTAAAAACAGGTACTGCTTTCACTAAAGAAAACACTAAAATAGAAGTTATTTTTGATGATTTGTTTGAAACAGCTGTAATAATAATTATTTTATAA
- a CDS encoding glutathione peroxidase, translated as MNLYDISVEDTNNKEIKLDKYQGKVLLIVNTATKCGFTKQYDGLQKLYEKYRDQGFEILDFPCNQFLMQAPGSNQKLAEFCSINFGTTFQTFAKINVNGKNEHPLYHYLKNSNPSNIKSHLESSPLSGKIKWNFTKFLIDREGNTVGRYDSSVTPESLDETLSHVLNSK; from the coding sequence ATGAATTTATATGATATTTCAGTTGAAGATACTAACAACAAAGAAATAAAACTTGATAAATATCAAGGAAAGGTTTTATTAATTGTTAATACTGCAACAAAATGTGGTTTTACAAAACAATATGATGGACTACAAAAACTTTATGAAAAATATCGTGATCAAGGATTCGAAATTTTAGATTTCCCTTGTAACCAGTTTCTTATGCAAGCTCCTGGAAGTAATCAAAAATTAGCTGAGTTTTGTTCAATAAACTTTGGAACTACTTTCCAAACATTTGCTAAAATTAATGTTAATGGGAAAAACGAACATCCTCTTTATCACTACTTAAAAAATTCAAATCCATCAAACATTAAAAGTCACTTAGAGTCATCACCTTTATCAGGAAAGATTAAATGGAATTTCACTAAGTTTTTAATTGATCGTGAAGGTAATACTGTTGGTCGATATGATTCTAGTGTAACTCCTGAATCATTAGATGAAACACTATCTCACGTTTTAAATTCAAAATAA
- a CDS encoding methylated-DNA--[protein]-cysteine S-methyltransferase, with translation MRTLYYDFFKENNREYLIVVSDKGLFHLTTKGFNDNNKYKLVKDEVKTSKYIDQLKEYFGGKRKVFTLPLDLEGTDFELSVWNELLKIPFGKTVSYIDVAKELGDTKKTRAVAGAIGRNPVMIVVPCHRVIGKNKKLTGYSEGLDVKEELLRLEGITDYRI, from the coding sequence ATGAGAACTTTATACTATGATTTCTTCAAAGAAAATAATCGTGAATACTTAATTGTTGTAAGTGATAAAGGGTTATTTCATTTAACAACAAAGGGTTTTAACGATAATAATAAGTATAAATTAGTAAAAGATGAAGTTAAAACTAGTAAGTATATAGATCAATTAAAAGAGTACTTTGGTGGAAAAAGGAAAGTATTTACTTTACCACTTGATTTAGAAGGAACCGACTTTGAACTTTCAGTTTGGAATGAACTACTTAAAATTCCTTTTGGTAAAACAGTATCGTATATTGATGTAGCAAAAGAACTAGGAGATACTAAAAAAACACGTGCTGTTGCAGGTGCCATTGGTAGAAATCCAGTGATGATTGTTGTTCCTTGTCATCGTGTTATAGGAAAAAATAAGAAACTTACAGGTTATTCTGAAGGCCTTGATGTAAAAGAAGAATTACTGAGATTAGAAGGAATAACAGATTATCGTATTTAA
- the asnA gene encoding aspartate--ammonia ligase: MYKSKLTMKETQKAIKIVKDNFEKELSKKLNLDRVSAPIIVESNKGINDDLGIKNSALNFHIKTLGYNVEIVQSLAKWKRMALKKYGYNLYEGIYTDMNAIRPLDITDKTHSIYVDQWDWELVIDRKDRNEDFLEEIVKKIVKALKETKDLVRKSYQELKDEIKEEVFFIDASDLYDLYPNSNDKERERLITKEHKTVFIKKIGKKFENGMIHDLRAADYDDWNLNGDILIWSEILDDAIEISSMGIRVDKDSLLEQLEEVNREEDINTLYHKMILNEELPLTIGGGIGQSRLCMLLLEKTHIAEVQASIWNDDEMEYFAKNKIDYL; the protein is encoded by the coding sequence ATGTATAAGTCTAAGTTAACAATGAAAGAAACTCAAAAAGCAATTAAGATAGTTAAAGATAATTTTGAAAAAGAACTATCAAAGAAGTTAAATCTTGATCGTGTATCAGCACCAATAATTGTTGAGAGTAATAAAGGAATAAATGATGATTTAGGAATAAAAAATAGTGCTTTAAATTTTCATATAAAAACACTAGGATATAACGTTGAAATTGTGCAATCACTTGCTAAATGGAAAAGAATGGCTTTAAAAAAATATGGTTATAATTTATATGAAGGCATATATACTGATATGAATGCAATTAGACCTTTAGATATTACTGATAAAACACATTCAATCTATGTTGATCAATGGGATTGGGAATTAGTTATTGATAGAAAAGATCGTAATGAAGATTTTTTAGAAGAAATCGTTAAAAAAATAGTAAAAGCATTAAAAGAAACAAAAGACTTAGTAAGAAAGTCATATCAAGAGCTTAAAGATGAAATTAAAGAAGAGGTATTTTTTATTGATGCTAGTGATTTATATGATTTATATCCTAATTCAAACGATAAAGAACGAGAAAGATTAATCACTAAAGAACATAAAACAGTCTTTATTAAAAAAATTGGTAAGAAATTTGAAAACGGAATGATCCATGATTTACGTGCAGCAGATTATGATGATTGGAATTTAAACGGTGATATCTTAATCTGGAGTGAAATATTAGATGATGCTATTGAAATATCATCTATGGGAATTAGAGTTGATAAAGATTCTCTTTTAGAACAATTAGAAGAAGTGAATAGAGAAGAAGATATTAATACACTTTATCATAAAATGATTTTGAATGAAGAATTACCATTAACAATTGGTGGAGGAATTGGACAATCAAGATTATGTATGTTATTACTAGAAAAAACTCATATTGCAGAAGTTCAAGCATCAATTTGGAATGATGACGAAATGGAGTATTTTGCTAAAAACAAAATTGATTATCTATAA
- a CDS encoding 4Fe-4S cluster-binding domain-containing protein, whose protein sequence is MSSILNKDEIRLSGIIQESIVDGPGMRYVVFTQGCPKRCFMCHNEATQPLIGGYIEKLDKIVDGFSKNPLLSGITISGGEPFIQPDKVLYLVRKAKELDLNVLLYSGYYYEELIKMNNVHVNNILMEADYLVDGPFEYILKNLNLLFRGSSNQRIIDLKNSWSKKELAIIESFE, encoded by the coding sequence GTGTCAAGCATATTAAATAAAGATGAAATAAGATTATCAGGAATAATTCAAGAGTCAATAGTAGATGGTCCTGGTATGAGATATGTTGTCTTTACGCAAGGATGTCCAAAGCGTTGTTTTATGTGCCATAACGAAGCTACTCAACCATTAATTGGTGGATATATTGAAAAACTAGATAAAATTGTTGATGGGTTTAGTAAAAATCCATTATTAAGTGGAATTACGATTAGTGGTGGAGAGCCATTTATCCAACCTGATAAAGTTTTATATTTGGTTAGAAAAGCTAAAGAATTAGATTTAAATGTTTTATTATATAGTGGATATTATTATGAAGAACTAATAAAGATGAATAATGTTCATGTTAATAATATATTAATGGAGGCTGATTATTTAGTTGATGGACCTTTTGAATATATTTTAAAAAACTTAAATCTTTTATTTAGGGGTAGTAGTAATCAAAGAATTATTGATTTAAAGAATAGTTGGAGTAAAAAAGAACTTGCTATAATTGAATCATTTGAATAA
- a CDS encoding anaerobic ribonucleoside triphosphate reductase, with translation MIKKIRKRDGREVPFDSLKIRSAIQKAIESINGDSKKAVELTTKVIDTAHTRYKDQVPSVEDIQDIVEEILIQYQMKEVAKAYILYREERSRIRDQQNRLMKTFHDITFSKSDDSDLKRENANINSDTPMGAMLKYGSEGAKEFNKTFVLKPEHAKAHEQGDIHIHDLDFLTMTMTCCQIDLTKLFTNGFQTGHGSVREPQDIKTYAALACIAIQSNQNDQHGGQSVPKFDYDLAIGVRKTYRRKYRYNLENILDFEGINLNVKSVLDELENKGLVPKLYNDEIEQELVKVLPKDKARHILDYVKERATKETIRDTYQAMESLIHNLNTMHSRAGAQVPFSSINYGTDTSHEGRLVVEQILLATEAGMGESETPIFPIQIFKVKEGVNLNPGEPNYDLFKLSLKTSAKRLFPNFSFIDADFNKVYYKEGNPDTEIAYMGCRTRVMANVHDPEQEVVTGRGNLSFTSINLPRIALEHKNIDEFFKELDKKIDLVADQLLERLDIQKNFHVYNFPFLMGQGVWIDSEKLSKNDKIDEVIKHGTLAIGFIGLAETLKTLTGKHHGESKESQDLGLKIISHMRKRTDELAKQYKLNFSLIATPAEGLSGRFVKMDRKRFGSIEGVTNHEFYTNSFHVPVYYSLTAFEKIDLEAPYHALTNGGHISYVELDGDASKNVLALEKIVRYMQKKNIGYGSINHAVDHDPVCGFVGIINDECPKCGRKEVEGAKFNRIRRITGYLVGTLDRFNDAKRKEVEERVKHIK, from the coding sequence ATGATTAAAAAAATAAGAAAAAGAGATGGAAGAGAGGTTCCGTTTGATTCACTTAAAATTAGATCTGCAATTCAAAAAGCAATTGAATCAATTAACGGTGATAGTAAAAAAGCAGTAGAATTAACAACTAAAGTGATTGATACTGCTCATACAAGATATAAAGATCAAGTGCCTTCGGTTGAAGATATTCAAGATATTGTTGAGGAGATTCTAATTCAATATCAAATGAAGGAAGTTGCTAAGGCTTATATTCTATATAGAGAAGAAAGAAGTAGAATAAGAGACCAACAAAACCGCTTAATGAAGACTTTTCATGACATTACTTTTTCAAAGAGCGATGATTCAGATTTAAAAAGAGAAAATGCCAACATTAATAGTGATACACCTATGGGAGCGATGCTTAAATATGGAAGTGAAGGAGCAAAAGAGTTTAATAAAACCTTTGTTTTAAAACCAGAACATGCAAAAGCTCATGAACAAGGAGATATCCATATACATGACTTAGACTTTTTAACAATGACTATGACATGTTGTCAAATCGACTTAACTAAACTCTTTACAAATGGTTTTCAAACAGGCCATGGATCTGTGCGTGAACCACAAGATATTAAAACGTATGCTGCACTTGCATGTATTGCAATACAGTCAAACCAAAATGATCAACATGGTGGGCAAAGTGTTCCAAAATTCGACTATGATTTAGCTATTGGTGTAAGAAAAACATATCGTAGAAAATATCGTTATAATTTAGAAAATATCCTTGATTTTGAAGGCATAAATTTGAATGTTAAATCAGTTTTAGATGAGTTAGAAAATAAGGGGTTAGTACCTAAACTTTATAACGATGAAATTGAGCAAGAATTAGTTAAAGTTTTACCAAAAGATAAAGCTAGACATATCCTTGATTATGTTAAAGAAAGAGCAACAAAGGAGACAATTAGAGATACTTATCAAGCAATGGAATCATTAATTCATAATTTAAACACAATGCATTCAAGAGCTGGAGCACAAGTTCCATTTAGTTCAATTAACTATGGAACAGACACATCTCACGAAGGAAGATTAGTTGTTGAACAAATATTGTTAGCTACTGAAGCAGGAATGGGAGAAAGTGAGACTCCAATATTCCCAATTCAAATTTTCAAAGTTAAAGAAGGAGTTAATTTAAATCCAGGTGAACCAAACTATGATTTATTTAAACTGTCATTAAAAACAAGTGCTAAAAGATTATTCCCTAACTTTTCATTTATTGATGCTGATTTTAATAAAGTATATTATAAAGAAGGTAATCCTGATACTGAAATTGCATATATGGGTTGTCGTACTAGAGTTATGGCAAACGTTCATGATCCAGAACAAGAAGTTGTTACTGGTAGAGGTAATTTAAGTTTTACAAGTATTAACTTACCAAGAATTGCACTAGAACATAAAAATATTGATGAATTTTTCAAGGAATTAGATAAAAAAATTGATTTAGTTGCAGATCAATTGTTAGAAAGACTAGATATTCAAAAGAATTTCCATGTTTATAATTTTCCATTCTTAATGGGACAAGGTGTTTGGATTGACAGTGAAAAACTATCTAAAAATGATAAAATTGATGAAGTAATTAAACACGGTACATTAGCAATCGGATTTATTGGACTTGCTGAAACGTTAAAGACATTAACAGGTAAACATCATGGTGAGTCAAAAGAATCACAAGACTTAGGATTAAAGATTATTTCACATATGCGTAAACGTACTGATGAGTTAGCTAAACAATATAAATTAAACTTTAGCTTAATAGCAACACCAGCAGAAGGTCTATCTGGAAGATTTGTGAAAATGGATCGAAAGAGATTTGGAAGTATTGAAGGTGTAACAAATCACGAATTCTATACAAACTCATTCCATGTTCCAGTTTATTATTCACTAACTGCATTTGAAAAGATTGATCTAGAAGCTCCATATCATGCATTAACTAATGGTGGACATATAAGTTATGTTGAATTAGATGGGGATGCATCTAAGAATGTTCTTGCATTAGAAAAAATAGTTCGTTATATGCAAAAGAAAAATATTGGATATGGTTCAATTAATCATGCTGTTGATCACGATCCTGTATGTGGATTTGTAGGAATTATTAATGATGAATGTCCTAAATGTGGAAGAAAAGAAGTTGAAGGTGCTAAATTTAATCGTATTAGAAGAATTACTGGTTATTTAGTAGGAACATTAGACCGATTCAATGACGCTAAACGTAAGGAAGTTGAAGAACGTGTCAAGCATATTAAATAA
- a CDS encoding type B 50S ribosomal protein L31, which translates to MKNIHPETRLVIFEDSQTKTQYLIDSAITTKETGIYTIDGNTYPLVKVDTSASSHPFYTGEQTFIQAQGRVDKFNKKYQKRGTVK; encoded by the coding sequence ATGAAAAACATACATCCAGAAACAAGATTAGTAATATTTGAAGATAGTCAAACAAAGACACAATATTTAATTGATTCTGCAATTACTACTAAAGAAACAGGTATATATACAATAGATGGTAATACTTATCCACTGGTTAAGGTGGATACATCGGCAAGTTCACATCCTTTCTATACAGGGGAACAAACATTTATACAAGCTCAAGGTAGAGTTGATAAGTTTAATAAAAAATACCAAAAACGAGGAACAGTTAAATGA
- a CDS encoding mechanosensitive ion channel family protein has protein sequence MNIADQIRNLIKKLFEKFITNSELVDFFAAIVMIIFWLLLASIVFKLVKRFLIKTKKYEKKETKEQMTVRRLINNIVKALFAFWIVIMILKELGIDIMPVLAGAGVLAFAVGFGAQELIKDVISGFFLIIEKTFSIGDDVEINGNVGTVTDIGIRRTKMQNWRGQVITINNGDIKTVVNQTVLFSVAIIDFKINAKFDISYINSANFKKFILDYKNSNPDIISAPETAVITSFDNGMNLRIVFKTQIRKQNAIEPDFRNKLAEHLIKNNIRFENTVFVKMEEQK, from the coding sequence ATGAATATTGCTGATCAAATTAGAAATTTAATAAAAAAACTTTTTGAAAAATTTATTACAAATTCAGAATTAGTTGATTTTTTTGCTGCTATCGTAATGATTATTTTTTGGTTACTTCTTGCAAGTATTGTCTTTAAACTAGTAAAGAGATTCTTAATTAAGACAAAGAAATATGAGAAAAAAGAAACTAAAGAGCAAATGACGGTTAGAAGATTAATTAATAATATTGTAAAAGCACTTTTTGCTTTTTGGATTGTTATTATGATCCTGAAAGAATTAGGTATAGATATTATGCCTGTTTTAGCCGGTGCTGGTGTTTTAGCGTTTGCAGTAGGTTTTGGTGCACAAGAACTAATTAAAGACGTAATAAGTGGTTTTTTCTTAATAATTGAAAAAACATTTAGCATTGGTGATGATGTTGAAATCAACGGAAATGTTGGAACAGTTACTGATATCGGAATAAGAAGAACAAAAATGCAAAATTGGCGTGGTCAAGTAATTACCATTAATAATGGTGATATTAAAACAGTTGTTAATCAAACGGTTCTTTTCTCGGTGGCTATTATTGATTTTAAGATTAATGCTAAATTTGATATCAGTTATATTAATTCTGCTAATTTTAAAAAATTTATTTTAGATTATAAAAATTCAAATCCAGATATTATAAGTGCACCTGAAACAGCAGTAATTACATCTTTTGATAATGGGATGAACTTAAGAATTGTTTTTAAAACTCAAATTAGAAAACAAAATGCAATTGAACCTGATTTTAGAAATAAGTTGGCTGAGCATTTAATAAAGAATAATATAAGATTTGAAAATACAGTGTTTGTTAAGATGGAGGAACAAAAATGA
- a CDS encoding ArsR/SmtB family transcription factor, protein MKKIDIKTITSISNLFKVISDPTRIKILYVLKDTKLNVTTISELIGVTQSAVSHQLRVLRVANLVTKDKKGKEVIYSLYDKHVYDIFETAIIHVNEEKN, encoded by the coding sequence ATGAAAAAAATTGATATTAAAACAATTACTAGTATAAGTAATCTATTTAAAGTTATTTCAGATCCAACTAGAATTAAGATTCTTTATGTATTAAAAGATACTAAACTTAATGTAACAACTATTTCAGAATTAATTGGAGTAACACAAAGTGCAGTTTCACATCAATTAAGAGTTTTAAGAGTTGCTAATTTGGTTACTAAAGATAAAAAAGGAAAAGAAGTAATCTACAGTTTATATGATAAACATGTATATGATATATTTGAAACTGCGATAATACATGTTAATGAAGAAAAAAACTAA